From Micromonospora rifamycinica, a single genomic window includes:
- a CDS encoding transglycosylase SLT domain-containing protein, with product MAASDNDGAEPTQKSNRSTAALIGAAVAAGLSCLATPVAGVIGAAGVFVIGALGVLLAPLVALILLFGGGGSADPVRAADDSLAAAQGDGKGALDPEQVPEGLADSIEEAGKTCPQIGPVVIAAQIEVASGWDPAKVGANGEKGISQLPPEVFTRYGEDADDDGDTDATDEEDSIAAQAAHVCALAGQAQALLDNGQAIGEVLDLTLVAYAVGIDEVRRAGGVPSTNEAQLYLAQVRSLFAKYQGLGGPPPSFPPTATPSAEPTGD from the coding sequence ATGGCAGCGTCCGACAACGACGGCGCGGAGCCGACGCAGAAGTCCAACCGGAGCACCGCGGCCCTGATCGGCGCGGCCGTGGCCGCGGGACTGAGCTGCCTGGCCACCCCGGTGGCCGGGGTGATCGGCGCCGCCGGCGTCTTCGTGATCGGCGCGCTGGGCGTGCTGCTGGCCCCGCTGGTCGCGTTGATCCTGCTCTTCGGTGGCGGGGGCTCGGCCGACCCGGTCCGCGCCGCCGACGACTCGCTGGCCGCCGCGCAGGGCGACGGCAAGGGCGCCCTCGACCCGGAACAGGTGCCCGAGGGGCTCGCCGACAGCATCGAGGAGGCCGGGAAGACCTGTCCCCAGATCGGTCCCGTGGTGATCGCCGCGCAGATCGAGGTGGCCTCCGGGTGGGATCCGGCGAAGGTGGGTGCGAACGGCGAGAAGGGCATCTCCCAACTCCCACCCGAGGTCTTCACGAGGTACGGCGAGGACGCCGACGACGACGGCGACACCGACGCGACCGACGAGGAGGACTCGATCGCCGCACAGGCCGCCCACGTCTGCGCGCTGGCCGGACAGGCCCAGGCCCTGCTGGACAACGGCCAGGCGATCGGTGAGGTGCTCGATCTGACGCTCGTCGCGTACGCCGTCGGCATCGACGAGGTACGCCGGGCCGGCGGCGTCCCCTCGACCAACGAGGCGCAGCTCTACCTGGCCCAGGTGCGGTCCCTGTTCGCGAAGTACCAGGGGCTCGGCGGCCCACCGCCGTCGTTCCCGCCGACCGCGACGCCCAGCGCCGAACCCACCGGCGACTGA
- a CDS encoding DUF4913 domain-containing protein has protein sequence MTVTQQEQRPAEDGSPDDPPATSPFILYLRDDEYTEELTLLSNWVRLLLVPVYAREVSSAAPWCGQWWRHPEAVAQLHGLWLAWQELTGPDAGLCGPANWHRDYLEPVLNSLRNPAGPFAGCKVGAHRAKEVPHTEPY, from the coding sequence ATGACGGTGACGCAGCAGGAGCAACGCCCCGCCGAGGACGGGTCGCCGGACGACCCGCCGGCCACCTCGCCGTTCATCCTCTATCTGCGCGACGACGAGTACACCGAGGAGCTGACGCTGCTCAGCAACTGGGTCCGGTTGCTCCTCGTACCGGTCTACGCGCGGGAGGTCTCCTCGGCCGCGCCCTGGTGCGGGCAGTGGTGGCGGCACCCTGAGGCGGTGGCCCAGTTACACGGCCTGTGGCTGGCCTGGCAGGAGCTCACCGGGCCGGACGCCGGGTTGTGTGGCCCGGCGAACTGGCACCGCGACTACCTCGAACCGGTGCTGAACAGCCTGCGCAACCCGGCGGGCCCGTTCGCCGGGTGCAAGGTGGGGGCGCACCGGGCCAAGGAGGTCCCGCACACCGAGCCGTACTGA
- a CDS encoding zf-HC2 domain-containing protein: MRTGGEHPTAEHAALALYLLGALDEADRVAFEAHLAGCGECLSAAAEMGSVTSALGGLDAADWGDLGGLPEFVPPAEFAPPAGHPPAGVASAPGVVPDASGPAPGTDVGAGADPPPGKVDPPAGTVAATAAGVQPGTAVTPAVTAGGAAPRGARRGTGPRAADGGRPGGRRPAGSRPGGGGPGTTSTAAGSRPADPARRRRLVLWSGVAAAVAAVVLAGGVAAVTGFGGRSGVVLTATGEAPAQGVSLSVAITTDEGTGSTIRITATGLRQGLRYRLFAVTRDGATHVVRDWTASTGPQEVTGELSLPVADLAFVTVGLVDGTAVVTAPISR, translated from the coding sequence ATGCGTACCGGCGGCGAACATCCCACCGCTGAGCACGCCGCCCTGGCCCTCTACCTGCTCGGCGCGCTCGACGAGGCCGACCGGGTCGCTTTCGAGGCCCACCTGGCCGGTTGCGGGGAGTGCCTGTCCGCAGCGGCGGAGATGGGCAGCGTGACCAGCGCCCTCGGCGGGCTGGACGCCGCCGACTGGGGCGACCTGGGTGGCCTGCCGGAGTTCGTGCCACCCGCGGAGTTCGCTCCCCCTGCGGGCCACCCACCGGCCGGCGTCGCCTCGGCCCCCGGCGTGGTGCCCGACGCTTCCGGCCCGGCCCCCGGCACCGACGTCGGAGCGGGGGCGGACCCGCCCCCGGGGAAGGTCGACCCGCCCGCCGGGACAGTGGCGGCCACCGCTGCCGGCGTACAGCCGGGCACGGCGGTGACCCCGGCCGTGACCGCCGGTGGGGCGGCCCCTCGGGGCGCTCGCCGGGGTACCGGCCCGCGTGCCGCCGACGGCGGCCGTCCGGGCGGGAGGCGGCCAGCGGGCAGCCGTCCCGGAGGCGGCGGACCGGGGACGACGTCCACGGCGGCCGGCAGCCGACCCGCCGACCCGGCCCGGCGTCGCCGGCTGGTGCTCTGGAGCGGGGTGGCCGCCGCGGTGGCGGCCGTCGTCCTGGCCGGTGGGGTCGCTGCCGTCACCGGTTTCGGTGGCCGCAGCGGGGTGGTCCTCACCGCCACCGGGGAGGCACCGGCCCAGGGGGTGAGCCTCTCCGTGGCGATCACCACCGACGAGGGGACCGGCTCCACCATCCGGATCACCGCGACCGGCCTGCGCCAGGGCCTGCGCTACCGGCTGTTCGCGGTGACCCGCGACGGCGCCACCCACGTGGTACGCGACTGGACCGCCTCGACCGGGCCGCAGGAGGTGACCGGGGAGCTGTCGCTGCCGGTCGCCGACCTCGCCTTCGTCACGGTGGGACTGGTGGACGGCACCGCGGTCGTCACCGCCCCGATCTCCCGCTGA